Within the Erigeron canadensis isolate Cc75 chromosome 6, C_canadensis_v1, whole genome shotgun sequence genome, the region GTCAAAACAGGTAAAGTCTAAACAGAACGTGAAACCCTCTTTGTCCACATTtctattgtttatatataaaaaagtagtaagttgattgttatttttttcatcaatgattttgaaggttttttacaGTGAACCACTTTCAGTCTATTGTCACCCATCTGACCCATATCCCTTTTGGCTGCAATTTTTTATGAAGCATACTCTTTGACATGCTACAATAAAACATACCGAAACCAATCCACTCATTACTAAATGTATAAATCGGGGAATCTCCCACCTGTAATCTATAGCATAGAATTCTTCGATTTGCATCTTGCTAGGGACGATTAAActtgtcttatatatatatatatagtaatgaaaagttattttgagaacttttttttttgtgagaacttttgagaacttttaaaaacaagcccaaccgatgattattctttacatgaaagttgttttttgattgtattctgaataacttatgtgtgatttgaaatttataattgtgtggaggcatggattatcatccgttatacaattatgtggagatttggattcttgatcacatgtgcacgaatattgctatgattacatgtgatcgacttgcatacatgtgatcatagcatgtaacatcccaaacttttcaagaTTGACTTATTGACTTGAACGTTAGTCAACGTTAAGTTTCGTCAAGTTTATATGCCTTAATTGGTTTATGTGTGATGAAGGTTCTATAGGTGTAAGACTTTAATGCCTTAATGGTTGATGCGAATAAGTGTTAAATGTATAGTTTAATGCCTTTAGAGGTGTTTAAAGTGTTTAATgagttgtaagtattcccaaagGGAGTTTTGAGCTAAAGATGAGCTCTATAGAAGCTCAGGGAcgagttttgacatagggtgaaacttaaaaacgggattaggggtTAAGTAGACCCTAATTAGCATCACAAATCATTTTCTTCTCCTTCTTATTCAAACCCTAGCCGCTCCCTTGTTCTCTTGAGCAATCCTAGTGCGTTTATTGCGATTTCGGGTGGATTTATGATCAATCGATGCACGTATTCGATCCGTTAATCATCCTCCAAGGTACAGATGGTAATCCTTGCTTATTATCACTCATTTCCATCCATATAATTCGTTCATAGCTGGATCTATTGAGTAATGGTTGATTTCAATCGTTTTGTGGTTAGATTTGACAATTTCGGGCGAATCGGTGATTGTTATTGCAATCATTTAGTATCTAGAGATTTCCTACATGTATGAAATcattgttaatattattttaatgttcaaatatgaCCAACATAGGGTTCACACCTGGTCTAGAGGCTTGATTTGGATTCGATTATGTTTGTGAGTCGATTTAGGTCAAAAACGGGTGTCAAATCAATTGTCGGATGTGTTTAATGAATCCATGAATCCATATACGATTTCATAGtgtcaaatgattcatattttggtatatatgaACTGTAGAGGTCGTGGGTATCAGCCATGTATGTTTGATGATCAAAATTGCTTTAAAAACGATAAGGATTTCAAGGACTGATTCTGTTTTCATattgcaaaaatcatatcttttttaTATGAATGAGATAAGAgatgaatcttatatttttgaaaagttctATGTGTCCCCTAAATACGTTATGAACAAAGTTTCCTGTGATTTTGCCCAGAGATATGCGAAAAATGTCGATTTCCAGAAGTGGTCAAGTTTCGGACGAATTCTGCAGACCTGTCTTGCAAAcgtcataaatcattcattTGGAAAACTTCAAGAGTCAAACTTTATATCCATGGAAAGGTCTTTGAATTTCCTGCATTTCATAAGAACTAagttttctaccatttggtcGTCTTGTATGccaaaagtagtctacaaaactGAATACAGTCAAAAGACGAAAGTAGTCTACAGAATACGAAAGTAGTCTACAGAatatgaaagtagtctacaaaaagAGTCAAGTAGTCTACAAGTGTGTCAGGTAGTCTACAGATGGcaaaagtagtctacaaaagaGTATAGTAGTCTACAAAGGATTTAACAAGTCAGAAATAGACTAGTAGTCTACAAATAGAGGAAGTAGTCAACAAAGACAAttatttgatacatatatatatagatgtaggtCGTATAGCCTCGTTTACACTCGTTGATTTGTCCTATGTTtgttataggtagtcgggaatacttgatTGCCCGGTAACTTTAGTTATCGTTTGcgtacgcttctacgaggtaagatgcactactttgacacgctgagggttcaacaaaaacatagttttcatataataacttcctctaatgatatcttggttgcttatgggtattcgggattatacgggaggtgatatgggctatgtatatgcatattgaagcctaaaatgctaccccaaagatatgtgacattatgatatgatataaaatGCTTTGAGTTATTATGAAATACGTTATGTGATGAACTATGTTATgaaatgaaagatgatatgaaatgatgtacgatctaagatgattaatgatattccatgttgtaatgatatacgataagtaatgatatatgatgatgtacgtgatgtaacaatgtatgcgatgtaatgatatgctatgaaatgctatgtaatgtcttgtGATGAATTGAGATGTGatctatgttgatgatatgtaaaatgtgcatgactacatggcttgttcatctagttcactagacttattaagttgccatgtgaTAATGTTTAGGTAAtataaacacctaaactatatgagatgtgaaatcgagctcgtaatttagatgtgaaagtgttaagtttaacccgtacttgcccttgcccggctaagtgcgtagatgtggttgctcgggtggctccttacaacatggtcaaagatgtgaagaaTAATCCGGGAGGTCTGACCCGCCccacttgtcttgaacatacggattactctgggattggcttgccattccttcaCGACAATGATGTacagccgtaaggtttgtccatccagtcgggtgtgacttatgtcacacttataaagatgcatatgttatatgagatgcgtgacttatgtcacaattataaagatgtttagatatgatatgtggagatgcaaaagatgactaggcacatttaggatgacccatcctaatatgaaagatgttgatgctatgatttgtatgtgagatgatatgtttgatgatatgtgccttaacgacttaatatgacttttatataatattttaaatggacaaacgttgtataaactatgtgttatcttacttagctaattcgttagctaacacttgctcttttaaaatgtgttgtgccctcaggtccaacaatagtgagcaggtagatgtgagaagatgtgaggcatgggtagatgatcttgaagctgactatagtttacccatagtggctgctcgctttagacatttgcttattgtttagatattaatgacttgtattgataatgtactcAGTTGTTTAATGTttggcaaccgatggatttccatttagacatattttgatgatatggctagtaacaccatttaatgaataaaccaaacagattttgttggtttggacttttaaagttaattccgcatttttttaacgccgttaggcaaaagtttttggaaatccttatttttaaatgatgggtgttacatagcaatattcgtgcacatgtgatcaagaatccaaatctccatataattgtataacggatgataattcatgactccacacaattataaacttcaaaattacacataagttattcagaaaacagtcaaaaaacaattttcatgtaaagaacgaTCATcgattgggcttgatttgaaaagttcttgcaaaaaaaaagtttatcaaaataactttaccctatatatcaTTTCTTGACTAAAACTAATATTATCTGATTGAAGGTTACGATTATCGTGTGTGCTACTGGGATACATAGACTACCGCCCATCACAAACGGAGAAGAATTTAAGAAGGCTTTGGAAATGCTAGCATCTATTCCAAACCAAATTATGGTGAGAGTCACCTATACATGTGCACTGTTCGCTACCATATAAATCATGATAAACCCTGGTGTTACTATGCTAACTGTTTGATCATTTTGTAGGGAGTCGAGGTGTTATGGACGCCACAAATGAAAGACGACATTCTTACAAAGGAAGAAATGCTTAAAAATTATCCAGAATTGGAACCTTTTGATAGAACGGTTGAGAAATGGTCCACATAGGCTATATGAACAAATACTAAAAACTACCATATTCCCAAAGATTTTGTAAATTATGTATTACATTCCTATATGTGATTTCAAACATATTACTTTGACTCTTATTATGGTGAGACGTACATGGCAAGAAGCTGCATGGATACCACGTGCCCAATGGCCGGCTTTGCTAATGTCGGGCTTTCATAATCCTTATATTTAGCCATGAAATAAAACTTGAGTACTGTATCCAGAATTGGGAGTAGTATTCCAGAATTAGGCGTAATCCCAttccataaatttttttttaaacgggcCAACAAAATTCCATCCGGGATAGTCCAATGGCCAAAGAATGCCACTACTATAGGCCGAAGTCCACAGCTGGCCACTATTCCAGCCAAACGGAAGCCCAGGCCCACCAATTCCATGAAAAACTCCACAAAAGCCAAGAATTTTCATATCTTCCTTGAGTTAATTCATGTATATACGGTGCTGAAGTTGTGACAGAACGCATAATGGCTACAAAATAGATTGACTATGAAACCAGGAAATAGGCAAAATCGGTCTTTGGGAAGTCCCTAATCATCAACAAATTTTTCCATATCACCTCCACCTCATATGGGCCGGTATATAAATGAGTCAAAGTCTCGTCCGTACacagttttgacttttgaattaCTCAAAATCAGATCTCCCTTATGAAACCTGCGGCTGCTGTTAAAAACACTCCGTTCTCCATTGCCACTATCAAATATCATATTCCCAGACTCCCTACCATCTGACCATACTCCTGTATATATAGATTACAACATTTGTAATGGCGATCACAAACTTTCTGTTACAACCCAACCAATTACAAACTATGCATTTGCCTGTACTTCGTTTTTCTTCAATAAAATGGTCATTTTCCgatgacaataataatactaCTATAAAAAGGAGCTCTTATCCGTACAAGATCATAACTTGTTCCCATTATCCAAGACTTAAATGCTGTATTATGAACTATAAGACCGAACCCGAAAAGGGTTTTGGTGGAAACAAAGACGGCGTGAAGAAAGTCGATACATTGACATCTATAGAGAATGTTATGGAAGCTTTACGAAAAACCATCTTCAGCGGGGCTTTCTTGGTTTTGTTGGTATTGTTATATGACCGTCGTCGTCCTCATCTTGCATTGGCTGCATCGGGTGGTAGAATTGGTGGGAGTTCATTTGATTCGTTTCGttcttctccttcttcttcctcttcctcttcttcatatTCTTCATCTCCTTCATATTCTTCATCTCCTTCTTCGTCTTCTTCATATTCTTCGTCTCCTTCATATTCTTCGTCTTCTTATTCTTATTCTTCGTCGACTTCCAATATCTGGGACAGCAGTCCGGAATCCTCTTTTTATAGTACTGAGACTAGCAGCCCAGTCTGCCAGAATCAAACTTCTATGTCGTCAAATGATATATtccttttaatattttgttttgccGCTATTTGTGTGGTTTACCACTTCTTAACTCGATCAGATGCTTATGTAGATATTCCAAAAGCAAGTGTTCTCAAGCTTCAggtattctttttcttttttcattaagTTTCTTTTACAAATTCCTTACAAGTTACACAAATGTTTCTTGGATTGACAACGTTTTGGTGATTCAAGGATCAAGAACCTTGTATTTTCGATTTCTGTTAGCAGGAGATAGTAGATACTATCAGTTATTAGCTTATTATTTATCAAGATGCATATTGTGACCCCATGTTAGGTTGTATATATTTCATATGCATTTTTACTATTTTCAAGATCGGATTGTTGGGGACGGCTAGAAAACTGCAACAGGATCTCAATCAGATCGCCGAGGCAGCTGATACATCAACCTCTCAGGGCTTAAGCTATGTATTACAAGGTAATGATGTCCGCGTCTATGATTAGTCATAAATAGCAATTATTATATGTTCATCAGCTGtttattagttttataaatatttgcaGTTATTACGAGTCTTAAGCTCTTCTTTTGATGTTTGATCTGATTTTATTTTGGATGCAGAGGCAGCACTTGTTTTACTTCGACATCCTGATTATTGCGTTTCTGGTTATTCCTCGGTAAGTCCCTACGGTATTTTCTATTCTTGCTTCTGACTGATAATTCAGCACAATGTCAACCACTTATAAGACTAGACTTTTTAAACAGTTGAGACAAAATGTTGGATATCTGAATGTTCActaaagtagttttttttttttgcatatttAGTTGTCATGCGGTGAAATATACATTTCTAGACTGTAACTGACTAAAATTTTGATGAATTGAGGCGACTCCTTCAGTATCTTTTACTTTTTGGATCACTGGATCTCTCAAAATCTGATTTACTAATTTGTCGCAGGTGGATAAAAAGAGGGGTGTAGGGGCGACAGAAAAACGATTTAATCAAATTTCTATTGAAGAAAGGGGTAAATTTGATGAGGAGACTCTGGTCAATGTCAACAACATCCGAAAGAAAATCACAACAAGTCAGAAACCAAATGGCTTACGCAACGAGTATATCGTGGTTAGTGCTTTTGATATTACTGCCATTGACATGTTTCTTCCTCTTTTTATCTTGTGATTTTGTATTAATTCTCGAGGTGAATGTTCTTTCCGTTCTGTCTTATACATGATGCCTAttgctttttgatttttctttagaagtggcaaaatggatgggttAGGCAGATTAGGTTATGGGTCAAGATGGATAAGTTATATTAAAGCCACAATGGACCAGACTGGTTTGCCCCAAAACATGTTTTGTGCAGTATTATTGGTAATAATAAGAATACCGATACAGGAGATTCCTTGGATTAAGGATACAGCTTGACCGACCTTCGAGCATTTAGACCCATCTGATCTATTTCCGATATATATGCTTAAGCCGTTAGTTAATATTTGTCTTGTTAGTTGACCTCTCTGCACATGAACACATGATTGCACTATATGTTCATAGTATTCTAAGTAGTATATTAACTTAAAGATAGGACTTGAGGCAACCACCTGCGAATTTTAGCTCTATGCGACCACACagcaaattttgattttttcctTTGTTACATTCGAGTATTCTTTTCTCTTCAAATTTTtatgtgaatttttaaaatcTCCTGCCTgttgatataattgtgataaGGATCTTCACAGTGTCAAGTATTATTTTGTTTCATACCATCTTCAAGAATAGTAATATATAGCGTAACTATAATTAATGACTGGACAATGTCAGATAATTAGAGTGAATGTAGTCTTAATTATCATAGTGCATCAGTGGTATGTAACATATCTTAACTGAAATGAATACTTTTTTGGTTGAAGGTTACGATTATTGTGGCTGCCAGTGGCATACATGACCTGCCACACATCACAAACAGTGCACAATTGAAGAAAGCGTTGCAAAACCTGGCCTGTATCCCTTCAAACCAAATCATGGTGAGACTTATCTTTTCTAGCCCAAAAGTACATTGattcttctatttttttacTAACCGGTTAATCATTTTACAGGCAGCCGAGGTGTTATGGACTCCACAAAAGGAATATGATACCCTTTCCGAGCAAGAGTTGCTTGAAGATTATTCCCTGCTACGCCCTTTGTAGGTAGTCCGCTAGGATACTCTCTACATAATCCATAGGAATGAAGATATGCAGATACCGTAGAGTGTGTCGTTATGGTAGACGAAGAAATTAAAGCTTTTGTGGCATGAGTTGCATGCTTTTAGTACTTTGGGTTATCTATACTCATGGTTGTAAAAGTCGTCCGGTAGGCTGAGAAATTAGGATTGGTCGGATCGGGTGGGCGTCTCAGGAGACAAGTCGGACCAAATCAAACTAAAAATTGGTCAACGGACCGACATTGATAAAACTTGGTCGATTCGATCAAATATTGGCCGACTAGGTCAAGGATCGGTTGATTCAATTCAACTCTAGttaactttcttttttctttaataaatttttagtaAAATCCTAAACTAATTCAAGTTTATGTTTGCTTTTGAACTTTAGGGTATTATAGTTAACGTTTcaaaacaattatgtttaagttttaatttaccTACAATTGtcataatttattatagtttatataaaaaatccAATACGATTTTTCCTCAATACAATcctaatatatcataaaaactTACGTCGCCCTCTTTGATCGGATCTCGAGTTTTCAATTCTTGTCTATATTACGTTATAATGCATGACTTGTTTCACTGAaaattaagtttcaacattttacCAAACTTTTATGCATAAActacatttatataaaactatatttgAATTACGAAATATaagccattaaaaaaaaaaaagtaaatgggTAGAAAATCTCTAGTCTCATGTATTATTTTGGTATTCAAAGCACACCCCTTATAAAACTCATGTCTGATTATTCATCATTTTCACACATGATCACAATAATATGTTTTCTTACTTACCTTTGACAAGATCTGAACTCACCAACTTTCATATCCACTCTTGTGATCACACAGCGACAATAACTTTTAATCTATAATCTATTGGTATGTCAAGTCATTTTGTTTTCAGCtgtatacaacttttttttttttttatgtatgttgtACAATTAGTTAAAACCACTTTCTCCTGCATAATCGTTTAGTAAAACTCTTGTAAcgtatttataattaataaaactaatgaactttattaaattgttataaagttaaaactttaaatctaaaaaatgaaataaaatagaaaactaaAGAATTAAAAACCAAACTTCTATAGAAGTTGTGGTGGCTTCAAGTGAAACACACTATTGAGCGTTTGTTTGGAAAATAATCCAAATTATACGCAATAAATCTATCAAACTGGTTgccaaaaaacatataatatatgcATTACTATTCTAGGTGAATGTAGCACAATGCAACATTTTCACAGTTGATTGTACATGTTAATACTATACTATTATATGAGTATGATACATTTATCAAAAATGttggtataaatatatattttattttttttcaaaattttaaaaagtatatgttCAAGTTAGAACACCTTTAAAATGAGAACATGATGAGaatatttaaaaacatcattttaatgcattaaaagtccataaaactaaaatatgtataactaattatcattatttaagtgtttaacaacacattggtccgTCAacatcgaaaaaat harbors:
- the LOC122604516 gene encoding uncharacterized protein LOC122604516; the protein is MNYKTEPEKGFGGNKDGVKKVDTLTSIENVMEALRKTIFSGAFLVLLVLLYDRRRPHLALAASGGRIGGSSFDSFRSSPSSSSSSSSYSSSPSYSSSPSSSSSYSSSPSYSSSSYSYSSSTSNIWDSSPESSFYSTETSSPVCQNQTSMSSNDIFLLIFCFAAICVVYHFLTRSDAYVDIPKASVLKLQIGLLGTARKLQQDLNQIAEAADTSTSQGLSYVLQEAALVLLRHPDYCVSGYSSVDKKRGVGATEKRFNQISIEERGKFDEETLVNVNNIRKKITTSQKPNGLRNEYIVVTIIVAASGIHDLPHITNSAQLKKALQNLACIPSNQIMAAEVLWTPQKEYDTLSEQELLEDYSLLRPL